Below is a window of Terriglobales bacterium DNA.
ACGGTGGGTCACGTGCTGGCCATTGCCCGCGGAGCGATCGTAGGGAGCCTGCGCCGTCTGGCTCAGGTTGTTCGGGTCGGTGCTGTAGCGCACCAGCGAACTGCCGCCAGTGCTGGTGGTCCAGGCGATTTCCGCCTTATCGGTGCCGACGTATTCCACCCGCGGGCCATCGGTGATCTGCAGCGCTGCCGAGCCACCCTGGTCTGAGGTCCCGCCCTTGGTGGCGAAGGACTGTACCGAGCTCTTGGCTTCGGTGCCGGTGCCTTGTCCCTGGGCGGAATCGACCATGAAGTAGTACTTGGTATTCGGCTGCAGGTTCTTGATCTTCACGCGATGGGTAACATGTTGACTGCCTTCCCCTCGAGCGTACGGTTCCTGGGCGGTCTGGTCCAGGTTGTTTGGATCCGTGCCATAGCGCAGGACGGTGCTGCCACCGGTGCTCGTTGTCCAAGCAATCTCTGCGCTATTGGTTTCTACGTCCTCGATGACAGGACCGTTGGTGATAGTGAGTGGCTGAGTCTGCGCTGCTACGATTACCGGCTGCAACAGCAGAACAGCAAACGCAAGTAAAGAAACGGAGTAGTTTCGAAGGGAACTCA
It encodes the following:
- a CDS encoding fibronectin type III domain-containing protein, whose product is MSSLRNYSVSLLAFAVLLLQPVIVAAQTQPLTITNGPVIEDVETNSAEIAWTTSTGGSTVLRYGTDPNNLDQTAQEPYARGEGSQHVTHRVKIKNLQPNTKYYFMVDSAQGQGTGTEAKSSVQSFATKGGTSDQGGSAALQITDGPRVEYVGTDKAEIAWTTSTGGSSLVRYSTDPNNLSQTAQAPYDRSAGNGQHVTHRVTINNLQPNTTYYFAVDSGQGEGTGTEVKSQVAQFTTNAANASGGDKVPLYRGVSPTTGDHVFTSNYSELSQAVSSGGYQREGIAGYVQRTQAPGTDPFYRLMNPKTGDHFYTTSAPERQSAMANGYQDEGIAGYIASSQQPGTVPLYRMLRGNKHFYTANPQEQQADVQQGWRDEGIAGYIWQQGTSGSNRRDWRHQR